ACTATCCGGTGTTCATCGAACCGACCACCCTGAATGGCGTCGGCCTGTTCGCCGAAGCCCTGAAACAAGTGGATTTCGACGGCGGCGATATCAACGTCAACGAAATCGCCCTGGCCATGGAAAACACCACCTTCGATAACGGTCTGGGCGGTATGCATGTCCGCAAGGCGGATCATCAGGCGGTGATCCCCATCGTGGTGTCCCAGGTGGCCAGCGGCGTCAAGTACCCGGTGGACGGCACCGAGCTGGGCTTCAAGCCGATCAAGACCGTGGCTGGCGAGGACGCCATCTATCCGGCCCAGGACAGCTGCCGCATGCGGCGCCCGAAATAACCCTTCCCGCTTTGATTCCGCGGCCGCGTCTCCCCGGGAGCCGGCCGCCATACTGATAACAACATCGGGAGAGACGCATGGAGTTTCTGATCGTCTCCACGCTGAACGGCGTCATCTACGGCATGCTCCTGTTCATGGTGTCCGCCGGTTTGACGTTGATTTTCGGCATGATGGGCGTGCTCAACTTCGCCCACGCTTCGTTCTACATGTTGGGCGCCTACTTCGCCTACACCCTTTCCGGCCTGTTCAATTTCTGGGTGGGGCTGATCGTCGCCCCGTTATTGGTGGCCATCATCGGCATGTTCATCGAGCGCTACATGCTGCGCCGGGTGCATGCCCATGGCCACGCCCACGAGCTGCTGCTGACCTTCGGCCTGGTGTTCATCTTCGAGGAGTTGATCAAGCTGTTTTACGGCGACTTCCCGGTGAATTATCAGCGCCCGGACTACCTCAATTTCGCCATTTTCAATCTGTTCGGCACCGACTATCCGTTCTATCGCGTGTTCATCGGGCTGGTGGCCTTGTTGATGTTCATCGTGTTGTTCGTGCTGTTGACCCGCACCCGCGTGGGCATGGTGGTGCGTGCCGCCGAACGCCTGCCGGACACCGCGCGGGCGCTGGGGCATAACGTGCCCATGGTGTTCCTCGGTGTGTTCGGCGCCGGCGCGGCCCTGGCCGGACTGTCCGGCGCGGTGGCCGGCGCGTTCTTTCCCACCAATCCGAACATGGCCCTGGAGCTGGGCGTGATCGTTTTCGTGGTGGTGGTGGTCGGCGGACTCGGCTCCCTGGCCGGCTCGCTGATCGCTTCGTTGCTGATCGGCGTATTCAGTTCCTTCGCGGTGGGCCTGGACTGGTCGCTGGCTTCGTTGTTCGGCCTGATCGGCCTGGGTGACTGGGCCAACAGTCTGGGGGGCCTGGTGACCATGCCGCTGTCCTCGATTTCCGCCACCGTTCCCTTCCTGTTGATGCTCATCGTGCTGCTGGTGCGTCCAGCCGGCCTGATGGGCTCGAAGAATTGAGGAGGCTATAATGCGATACGCCCTGATTGCCATCCTCGCCCTGTTGGCGCTGCTGATCATCGCGCCGCCTCTGCTCGGCACCGGCTGGCAGTACGCGCTGATCAACGCCTTGATCGCCGCCCTGTTCGCCGCCGCCTTCAATCTGCTGGTGGGCCAGGGGGGCATGTTGTCCTTCGGTCACGCCGCCTACTTCGGCGTCGGCGCCTTCACCGTGATCCATCTGATGCAGTCGGTGGAATACGGGGATATCCCTTTCCCCACTGTGTTGCTGCCGCTGGCCGGTGCCGCCGTCAGTCTGCTGTGCGGCGCCCTGGCCGGCTTCTTCGCCACCATGCGTTCCGGCGTCTATTTCGCGCTGGTGACCCTGGCTCTGGCGGAGCTGCTGCACTCCCTGGCACCGCACTGGGACGAAATGTTCGGCGGCGAGGCCGGATTGTCGTCCATGCGCATGCCCTCCCTGGGCTTCACCTTCGGCTCCACGCTGGAAGTGTATTACCTGACGCTGTCCTGGGTGGTGATCTGCATCGGCCTGCTCTACGCCTACACCCGCACGCCTTTCGGACGGCTCACCCTGGCATTGCGCGACAACGAGCAGCGCATCCGCTTCATGGGCTTCAACGCCCACGGCACCAAGATCGTGGTGTTCGCCATCTCCGCCATGTTCTCCGGTGTCGCCGGCAGCCTGATGGCGATCTCCAACGAAACCGCCAACTACAGTGTGTTCAGCACCCAGGTCTCGGCCCTGGTGGTGCTGCATACCTTCGTTGGCGGTTCCACTATCTTCTTTGGTCCGATCGTCGGCGCCTGCGTGCTGTCGCTGTTCACCTTCGTGGTCTCGGGCGTCACCCACTCGTGGATGCTCTATCAGGGCATCATCTTCGTGCTGGTGATGCTGTTCGCGCCCAAGGGCATCGGCGGTGTCATCCAGGCCCACATCGAACAACGCCATGCCTTGCCCTGGAAGCGGCTGGCCGCCCCCTACGCGCTCGCCACTCTGGCCGGCTTGATGGTCGCCTGTGCCACCGTGTTCGTGGTGCAGAGTCTGGAAATCGTGCTGTCCCGGGAGTACGCGGCGGCGGTGGCCCGCACCGGCGAGTACGCGCCTTACACGGTGTTCGCTCGGGAATGGCAGGTGTTCCATCCGTTCACGTGGCTGTTCCCGGTGCTGTTGTTGGTGCCCGGTCTGTACCTGCTGCGCCGCGCCTTCGCCCGCATCCAGACGTTGTGGGACAAGGACGACGACAATGATAACGGCGACATCCCCGCCGCCACGCAGGAACTGATGGAAGGAGGACGCTGATGGACACCGCAATGCAGCCCGACGTCCTGGTCATCGACGACTTGCAAAAACACTTCGGCGGCCTGGAAATCATGCGCGGCGTGGACCTCACTATTAAACACGGCGAACGCCACGCCCTGGTCGGCCCCAACGGCGCCGGCAAATCCACCTTGTTCAATCTGATCTCCGGCGAGCACCGCCCCAGCGGCGGGCAAATCTATCTGCGCGGCCAGCGCATCAGCGGTCTGAAACCGGAACAGATCAGCCGTCGCGGTCTGACCCGGTCGTTTCAGATCACCAATGTGTTCAGCCGCATGAGCGCTTTCGAAAACATCCGCATCGGTGTCATGGCCCGGCACGGCATTCGCTTCAACCTGTATCGGCGGATCAAACCGATGCGCGCCATCAATGACGAAGCCCATGCTCTGCTGCAACAAGTGCGCCTGGACCATCGTGCCGACAACCTGGCTTCGGACCTTACCTACTCGGAGCAACGGGCGCTGGAGATCGGCATGACCCTGGCCACCGGCGCGGAAGTAATCTTGCTGGACGAACCCACCGCCGGCATGTCCCGGGACGAAACCGCCTACATGGTGGAGTTGATCCGCCAGGTCACCGAAGGCAAGACGTTGATGATGGTGGAGCACGACATGAGCGTGGTGTTTGGACTGTGCGACCGCATCTCGGTGCTGGTCTACGGCCGCATTCTCGCCACCGGCAGTCCCGAGGAGATTCGCTCTAACCAGGAGGTGCAAAGCGCTTACCTGGGCGAGGAGGAGGAACACTGATGCTGTTGGACATCGACCATCTGCACGCCTATTACGGCAAGAGCCATATTCTGCATGGCGTGCGTTTCACCATGCCGGAACCCCGGATTGTCGCCTTGCTGGGGCGCAACGGCGCCGGCCGCTCCACCACCCTGAAAGCGATGATGGGTCTGGTGCCCCCCAGCCAGGGCAAGGTGGCGCTCAACGGCGAGGATCTGGCCGGCCGCCCGGCCCATGTCATCGCCCGGCGCGGCCTGGGTTACGTACCGGAAGAGCGCCAGGTTTTCCCCAACCTCACCGTGGAGGAAAACCTGATGATGGGCATGCAGACCGGTGCCGAAGGCGCCCCTCGCTGGCAGGCGGAGGATATGTACCAGTACTTTCCCCGCCTGCGTGAACGCCGTAATCAGAAAGCCGGCTACCTGTCCGGCGGTGAACAGCAAATGCTCACCATCTGCCGTTCACTGCTCGGCAATCCACTGGTGCTGCTGGTGGATGAACCCACCGAAGGACTGGCGCCAATGATCGTGCAAGTGGTCATGGACGTGATCCGCGACATTCACCAACGCGGCGTGGGTGTGTTGCTGGTGGAACAGAAGATGACCATGGCCTTGCGCGTGGCCAGCCATGTACTGGTGATGGGACACGGCCAGATCGTCTTCACCGGTTCCACCACCGACATGCAGGCGCGGGATGACATTCGCCGCGACTGGTTGGAAGTGGCGTGAGGAGAGCAGCGTGAACCATCCCACCAATCGCTTCGACATGCATTACGAAACGCACTTCGGCGACCGTGTCATCCGCTGTTTCCGCCAGCGGCCGGCCTCGGTGCAGGCCATGCTGCAATCCGCCCTGGAGCGCAATCCCGACGGCGATGCCTTCGTGGTCGAGGGCGAACGTGTCAGCTATCGCCAACTGGCACGGCGGGCCTCGCGGGTCGCCGCCGCCTTCCACCAACTTGGCGTGCGCCCCGGAGACCGGGTGGCGCTGGTGCTGCGCAACGGCCCGGCGTTAATGTACGGCCTTTATGGCGCGCTCTGGCTCGGCGCCATCGCGGTTCCCCTGAACGCCCGTGAACAAGGCGCCGGGCTCGGCTACATTTTTTCCGATTGCGCGCCCAAAGTGGCTATCGCCGAAGCCGACCTGGTGCAACGGCTGCACGACGGCGGCGCCACCAAAGATCTGGTCGCGCTGTTCGCGGCAGGGGGCGACGCCGAAGGAGCCCGCCCCTTCGAGGCTTTGCTTGAAGGCGCCGACACCAGGCTGCCGCTGGCCCGCCCGGACCAGGAAGACATCGCCGTTCTGCTCTACACCTCTGGCACCACCGGCCGCCCCAAGGGCGCCATGCAGACCCACCTCAATATCGCTCATACCGTCAAACTGTGGGAAAAATCCATGGATCTGCGCTTCGCCGAGCGCTCCGTCCTGGCGGTTCCCGGCAGCCACGTCACTGGTTTGATGGGCATCATCTTCACCATGGCACAC
This sequence is a window from Alloalcanivorax dieselolei B5. Protein-coding genes within it:
- a CDS encoding branched-chain amino acid ABC transporter permease, which gives rise to MEFLIVSTLNGVIYGMLLFMVSAGLTLIFGMMGVLNFAHASFYMLGAYFAYTLSGLFNFWVGLIVAPLLVAIIGMFIERYMLRRVHAHGHAHELLLTFGLVFIFEELIKLFYGDFPVNYQRPDYLNFAIFNLFGTDYPFYRVFIGLVALLMFIVLFVLLTRTRVGMVVRAAERLPDTARALGHNVPMVFLGVFGAGAALAGLSGAVAGAFFPTNPNMALELGVIVFVVVVVGGLGSLAGSLIASLLIGVFSSFAVGLDWSLASLFGLIGLGDWANSLGGLVTMPLSSISATVPFLLMLIVLLVRPAGLMGSKN
- a CDS encoding branched-chain amino acid ABC transporter permease; the encoded protein is MRYALIAILALLALLIIAPPLLGTGWQYALINALIAALFAAAFNLLVGQGGMLSFGHAAYFGVGAFTVIHLMQSVEYGDIPFPTVLLPLAGAAVSLLCGALAGFFATMRSGVYFALVTLALAELLHSLAPHWDEMFGGEAGLSSMRMPSLGFTFGSTLEVYYLTLSWVVICIGLLYAYTRTPFGRLTLALRDNEQRIRFMGFNAHGTKIVVFAISAMFSGVAGSLMAISNETANYSVFSTQVSALVVLHTFVGGSTIFFGPIVGACVLSLFTFVVSGVTHSWMLYQGIIFVLVMLFAPKGIGGVIQAHIEQRHALPWKRLAAPYALATLAGLMVACATVFVVQSLEIVLSREYAAAVARTGEYAPYTVFAREWQVFHPFTWLFPVLLLVPGLYLLRRAFARIQTLWDKDDDNDNGDIPAATQELMEGGR
- a CDS encoding ABC transporter ATP-binding protein; this encodes MDTAMQPDVLVIDDLQKHFGGLEIMRGVDLTIKHGERHALVGPNGAGKSTLFNLISGEHRPSGGQIYLRGQRISGLKPEQISRRGLTRSFQITNVFSRMSAFENIRIGVMARHGIRFNLYRRIKPMRAINDEAHALLQQVRLDHRADNLASDLTYSEQRALEIGMTLATGAEVILLDEPTAGMSRDETAYMVELIRQVTEGKTLMMVEHDMSVVFGLCDRISVLVYGRILATGSPEEIRSNQEVQSAYLGEEEEH
- a CDS encoding ABC transporter ATP-binding protein, giving the protein MLLDIDHLHAYYGKSHILHGVRFTMPEPRIVALLGRNGAGRSTTLKAMMGLVPPSQGKVALNGEDLAGRPAHVIARRGLGYVPEERQVFPNLTVEENLMMGMQTGAEGAPRWQAEDMYQYFPRLRERRNQKAGYLSGGEQQMLTICRSLLGNPLVLLVDEPTEGLAPMIVQVVMDVIRDIHQRGVGVLLVEQKMTMALRVASHVLVMGHGQIVFTGSTTDMQARDDIRRDWLEVA